Genomic segment of Microbacterium sp. BH-3-3-3:
CTCGCCGCCGCCTGGTCGCCCGCCGACCTCGAGGCCGCCCTGCACGCCCACCCCCGCATCGGCGCGAACGTCTCGGGCGACGGGGCCGAGGCCGCGGCATCCCGTCGCGAACAGGGCTCGATGGCCGCCGCCGCCGATGACGACGTCGCCGCGATCGCCGCCGGCAACACTGCGTACGAGCAGCGCTTCGGCCGCGTCTTCCTCATCCGCGCCGCCGGCCGCACCCCGGGCGAGCTGCGAGCCGAGCTCGAGCGCCGCCTCGGCAACGACCCCGACGGCGAGACCATCGAAGCCACGCGCCAACTCGCCGAGATCGCCCTGCTGCGCCTGCGCACGACCTTCGCCGACGACGCCCCCGCCGAACCGGAGGCCGCCGAATGAGCCACCTCACCACCCACATCCTGGATGCCACGGCGGGCACCCCCGCCGCGGGCGTCGCCGTGACGCTGGCCCATCTCGACGGCGCGACGATCGACGCGGCCGAGACCGACGCCGACGGCCGCCTCGCCCTCGGTCCCGACCGCCTCGACGACGGCGACTACAGCCTGACCTTCGCCACCGGGGCGTACTTCCGGTCCCGGGGTGTCGCGTCGTTCCACCCCGTGGCGAGCGTCGCGTTCACCGTCGCGGGCGACGCGCACCTGCACGTGCCGCTCCTTTTGAGCCCGTTCGCCTACTCGACCTACCGCGGCAGCTGAGGAGCACCATGAGAGTCATCGTCATCGGCGCGGGCGTCGGCGGCACCTCGGCCGCCCTCGCCCTGCAGAAGCTCGGCCACGACGTCGTCGTCTACGACCGGATGCGCGAGAACCGCCCGGTCGGAGCAGCCCTGTCGCTGTGGTCCAACGGCGTCAAGGTGCTGAACTGGCTCGGCCTCGGACCCCAGGTCGTCGCCCTCGGCGGGCGGATGGACGACATGGCCTACTACGACGGCCACACCGGAGACGAGCTCTGCCGCTTCAGCCTCGCCCCCGTCACCACCCAGACCGGTCAGCGTCCGTACCCGGTCGCGCGCGCCGACCTGCAGCAGCTGATGATGGATGCCGTCGGACCCGCGAACATCCATCTCGGCCGTCAGCTGGTCGGGGTGTCCGACGACGGCGAGACGGTGACGGCCACGTTCGCCGACGGGACGACCGACACCGCCGACCTGCTCATCGGCGCCGACGGAGCACGCTCGCTCGTGCGGGACTACGTCACCGAGCCCACCGGCATCCGCCCCGAACGCACGTACTCCGGCTACGTCAACTACAACGGCCTCGTCGCCGCCGACGAGCGCATCGGGCCGCTCGACCAATGGACGACCTACGTCGGCGACGGCAAACGGTGTGCCGTCATGCCCGTCGCGGGCGACCGCTTCTACTTCTTCGTCGATGTGCCCGGGCCTTCGGGTGTGGTCGAAGACCGCATGTCGGCTCTCGAGGCCGCGTTCGGCTCGTGGGGCGCCCCCGGGGTGCGCGCGCTCCTCGACGGCATCGACCCCGACGAGTCCCTGAACCGCGTGGAGATCTGGGACATCGACCCGTTCGACACCTGGGTGCGCGGTCGCGTGGCCATCCTCGGCGACGCGGCGCACAACACCGCCCCCGACATCGGTCAGGGCGCCTGCTCTGCCCTGGAAGACAGCTTCGCCCTGGGCATCGTGTTCGCGACCTCGACCCTCGGCGTCGAAGACGCGTTGAAGCGGTACGAGCGCATCCGCACCGAGCGGGCGGGCGACCTGGTGCTGCGCGCCCGCAAGCGCGCGCACGAGACGCACGCCTTCGACGTCGACGCGACCCAGGCCTGGTACGACGGACTGCGCCGTGAGGACGGCACGGGCGTCATCCGCGGCATCGTCGGCAACATCGAGGGCAGCCCGGTGGAACTCGGGGCGAGCGTGCTGGGCTGAGCCTCGCCACGAACCTCGTCCCACTTTCGGCGGCCTGGGAGCCGCGCAGGCAGCCGTTTCGGGGACACGGTCCACCGAAAGCGGGACGCGGGCCGCGCGGACGCGACGCGAAGCCGAGCCGGGCGTGTGACCTCGCGTGACGGCGGGACGGGGACGAGCGCGGAGGGCCGTGGCACCGTGGGACCGACGCACACCGACCCCGCACTGCCTTCGGGAGGCACCATGTCCGAGTACTTCGACCGCACCGCCGACAAGACCTACACCAAGGTCTACAAGGCCGAGACGCCCGACATCCTCGCCGCGTTCGCCGCCTTCGACCAGGCCGTCTTCGCTCCCGAGGGGCGCGCGATCCCGCTGAAGTACCGCGAGCTGATCGCGCTGGCGGTGGGCATCACGACGCAGTGCGTGTACTGCATCGACGGGCACTCGCAGAACGCCGTGAAGGCCGGCGCGACCGAGGCCGAGCTCGCCGAGGCGGCGTGGGTCGCCACCGCCATCCGCGCCGGCGGCGGCTACGCGCACGGACGCCTGGCGTTCAAACTCGCCGACGACGCCCGTCCCGACCACCAGCACTGACCCGCGCCGTGGCCGACATATCCCCCCTCGAGGCCGAGGCGCTCGAGTTCATCCGCGCCCTGATCCGCATCGACAGCGTCAACACGGGCGAGGCCGCGACCATCGGCGACGGCGAGACCCGGGCCGCGCTGTTCGTGCAGGACCAGCTGCGCGACGCCGGGTACGACACGACGCTGGTCGAGCCGGTGCCGGGACGCGCGAGCGTGATCGCGCGTCTGGCGGGGTCGGATCCGGATGCCGGAGCACTCGTCGCCCACGCCCATCTCGACGTCGTGCCCGTCGAGGCCGAGAACTGGACGCACCCGCCCTTCGGGGCCGAGATCCACGACGGCGTCCTGTACGGCCGAGGGGCCGTCGACATGAAGAACTTCGCCGGGATGCTGCTCGCGATCGCCCGCGCCTTCCGCCGCGACGGCATCGTGCCGCGGCGCGACCTGATCTTCGCCTTCTTCGCCGACGAAGAGGCCGGGGGCGTCTGGGGCGCACGGTGGATCGTCGACAACCGCCCCGAGCTGTTCGCCGGAGCCACCGAAGCGCTCAGCGAAGTGGGCGGCTTCTCGCTGCCGCTGCCCGACGACCGCTGCGCCTACCTCGTCGCCACCGCCGAGAAGGGCGTCACCTGGGCCACACTCACCGCGCGCGGCCACGCGGCCCACGGCTCGCGGCCCACCGCCGACAACGCCATCGTGCGGCTGTCGCGGGCGGTCGCCGCCGTCGGCGCGCACCGCTTCCCCCTCGTGCGCACGGCCACCCTCGAGCGTTTCCTCGAGGTCTACGGACGCGCCAGCGGTCGTCCCTTCGACGGTGCCGACCTCGACGACGATCTCGAGCGGCTGGGTTTCGCCGCCTCGCTGATCGGCGCGAGCACCCGCTCGACGGCCTCGCCCACCGTGCTCGAGGCGGGCACCAAGACGAACGTCATCCCCTCGTCGGCCTCGGCGCGCCTCGACATCCGCGTGCTGCCCGGGCAGGACGACGCCCTGCGCGACGAGCTCACGGCGCTCGTCGGACCCGACATCGAGATCGCGTGGGGACGCGCGGTGCACGCGATCGAGTCGCCCGTCGACGCGCGGCTCGTCGACGTGCTGCAGGACGCCATCACCGCGGAGGACCCCGGGGGCACGGTCGTGCCGTACCTGCTGCCTGCCAGCACCGACAACAAGCACCTCGCACACCTCGGCATCCGGGGCTACGGTTTCGTGCCGTTGCGGGTGCCCGCCGACTTCGACGTGTTCGGGCAGTTCCACGCCGCCGACGAGTGCGTGCCCGTCGACGCCCTGCACTTCGGCACGCGGGTGACGGCTCGGATCCTGCGCGAGGCGTGAGGCCGGCCGGGCGGCGGCGAGGTCGCCGCACGGCCCCCCGCTGCGGCGGGCCGAACTCCTGAGGAACCGGATGCCGAGGCCGACTCCGCCGCGAAACGACGCGCCGCGCGCCGCGCCGCCGTCGCGATCCTCAGGAGTTCGGCCCGCCCCGGCCCGGTGCCCCGCCTGCCCCCGGCCCCGCCGTACCTCGACGAGCCGTCACGCGCAGGCCTGTTACCCCGCGTGGCGCGGGGTTGCGGTGCGTATCGGGGCGTTGCGGCGTGTGAAACCGCGCCGCACGCGCCCTCCGACCCCGTCATAGCGTTTCGGTCACCCACCGGCGTCCCCGCCGGTCCGGAGTCCGAGGAGCACCCATGACCACCACCGCGCCGGCGTCCGCCGCCCGCCCGAACGCCGAACCCACCGGCACGCCCGCCGCCGCCCGAATCGACCTCGGCACCATCGCCGTCGTCCCCACGCGTCACTGGTGGCGCTGGATCTTCAGCGCGCTGCTGGTGTTCGTCGTCGCGCAGTTCGCGTGGAGCCTCGTCACGAACGACCGCTACATGTGGGACACCTTCGCGCAGTACTTCTTCTCGGAGCCCGTGCTCATCGGCATCGGTTACACGCTCTCGCTCACCGCCATCTCGACGGTCGTGGGGTTCACGCTCGGCACGGTCCTCGCCCTCGGCCGCCTGTCGGCGTCGCCGCTGCTCAACGCCGCGGCGTGGGGCTACATCTGGTTCTTCCGCTCGGTGCCCCTCGTGGTGCAGATCATCGTCTGGTACAACCTCGGCTACCTGTACCCGACACTGGGCCTGGGCACCCCGTTCACCACCGACTTCTGGATCGTGGAGTTCCCGACGGTGCAGCTGGTCAGCGCGTTCGCGGCGGCAATCCTGGGGCTGGGTCTTCATCAGGCGGCCTACTCGGCCGAGATCATCCGCGGCGGTCTCGTCTCGGTCGACCCCGGTCAGCACGAGGCGGCGGCGGCGCTGGGCATCCCGGCATCCCGTCGGCTGTTCCGCATCATCCTCCCGCAGGCCATGCGCTCGATCGTGCCCAACGCCACGAACGAGGTGATCGGTCTGGTGAAGGGCGCGTCGGTGGTCTTCGTGATCGCCATCCCCGAACTCTTCTACGCGGTGCAGGTCATCTACAACCGCAACAGCCGGGTGATCCCGCTGCTGCTGGTGGCGGTGGTCTGGTACACGCTCATCACGACGATCCTCAGCGTCGCCCAGTACTACATCGAGCGCCACTACGCCCGGGGCGCGGCTCGGGCCCTGCCGCCGACCCCGGTGCAGCGGGCGCGCACCTGGGCCGGCGTCCAGTGGGCGCGCCTCGGCGACACCCCGGCGCCGCCGGGGCGAACGGATGCCACCGAGCCCGCCGCGACGTCGACGGGGGGCCGCGCATGACCGCCGTCACCGCGACGCGCGGGCTCGTCGAGATCCATAACGTGCACAAGAGCTTCCACGGCGTCGAAGTGCTCAACGGCATCGACCTCACGGTCGAGCCCGGCGAGGTCGTGGCGCTGCTCGGACCCAGCGGTTCCGGCAAGTCGACGCTGCTGCGCACGATCAACCACCTCGAGACGGTGGATGCCGGCTCGATCACGGTCGACGGCGAGTTCATCGGCTACGAGCTGCGCCACGGCAGGCTGCACGAGTTGCACGAGCGCGAGGTGCTGCAGCGGCGGACGCGGGTGGGGATCGTGTTCCAGAACTTCCACCTCTTCCCCCACCTCACCGCGCTCGAGAACATCACCGAGGCGCCCCTGGCCCTGAAACGGCTGGGGAGAGACGAGGCGCGCGGGCTCGGCCGGAGCCTGCTCGACCGGGTCGGTCTCGCCGACAAGGCCGACGCCTACCCGAGGCAGCTCTCGGGCGGCCAGCAGCAGCGCGTCGCCATCGCTCGAGCGCTGGCCCTCACACCTCAGGTGCTGCTCTTCGACGAACCCACGAGCGCGCTCGATCCGGAACTCGTCGGCGAGGTGCTCGACGTCATCCGCGACCTCGCGAAGCTCGGCACCACGCTGGTGATCGTCACGCACGAGATCGGCTTCGCCCGCGAGGTGGCCGATCGCGTCGTGTTCCTCGACCAGGGGCGCATCGTCGAACAGGGCACGCCCGACCAGGTGCTGGAACACCCGCGGCACCCGCGTACGCGCGAGTTCCTGGCCAAAGTCCTCGGCTGAACCCGAGCCCCGCCCCCCGAGTCGCGCCGCCCGCGCGCTCGCTCCGACCCGTACCCGAAACGCCTTCCGGCGCCCGCCGGAGGCATCACACCGCCGTCCGTGACGCGACACCGGCGCCACGGCATCCACCCCTCACAAGGAGACACAGCATGGCCCTCAGCAAGAAGCAGAGCATCGCGATCGGCGTGATCGCCGCGGCGGTCGTCGCCGTCGTCGCCGGCGGCGTCGCCCTCGGCATCAACCGCCCGGCCGAAGCGGTCGCGGCGGCGGAGCCCTCGGCATCCGCCCCCGCCGTCGAGTGGGTGCACACCGATCCGATCCCCGACGCCGTCGCCGCGCTCGAAGCCAGCGGCTTCACGCCCATCGAGCCGGGCAAGCTCACCGTCGCGGTCGGAGCCTTCGTGCCCCCGCTGAGCTACGTGCCCGACGGCGAGACGCTGCCCGCCGGCACCGAGCCCAACATCGGCTCGCTCATCGCCGAGAGCCTCGGCCTCGAGTACAACCCCGTCGTGGTGGCGTGGGCGGATTGGCCCCTCGGCATCCAATCGGGCAAGTACGACCTCATCACCTCGAACGTCACCGTGACCGAGGAGCGCAAGGAGCTGTACGACTTCGCCAGCTACCGGCAGGACCTGCTCGGCTTCGCCGTGCGCTCCGACAGCGCGATCGAGAAGATCGACAAGGCCGACGACATCTCGGGCCTCAAGGTCGTCGTGGGCTCGGGCACGAACCAAGAGAAGGTGCTGCTGAGCTGGAACACCGAGCTGACGGCCGCGGGCAAGGCCCCCGCCGAGCTCAACTACTACGACGACAATGCCGCGGCGACCCTCGCCCTGCAGTCGGGCCGCGTCGACGCGACCTTCGGTCCGAACGCCACCGCCGCGTGGGCGGCGAAAGAGACCGGCGAGACCAAGATCGTCGGGATCGTCCCCGGCGGCTGGCCGCTGCAGGCCGACATCGCCGCGGGCACGAAGAAGGGCAACGGGCTCGTCGAGCCGGTCAACGTCGCGCTCGAGGAGCTCATCCGGAATGGAAAGTACGCCGACGTGTTGAAGGTGTGGAACCTCGAGTCCGAGGGCATCGAGACCTCGCAGATCAACCCGCCCGGACTCCCGAAGTCCTGACCTGAACGCGGCCCGGTCCTCGAGACCGGGCCGCGTTCTCGCTTCCTCGAAGGGATGCCATGACCACCTCCCTCCCCGCCGACCGCGCCGCGGGCGCCGGCGACGCCCTCGCGCCGGCCGAAGCCCGCACCGACGCCCCCGCCCTGACCATCCGCCTCGTCACGCCCGACGAGCACGCGGATGCCGGGCGCCTCACCGCCGACGCCTACCGCCACAGCTACGAAGGGCTCACCGCGGGCTACCTCGCGTCGCTCGCCGACGTTGCGACCCGGGTCGCGCAGGGCGAGGTGTGGGTCGCCCTCGACGGCGACGAGATCGTGGGCACCGTCTGGACACCCCGGCCCGGCGAGCGCCTGTCTCCGCTCGCGGTCGAGGGCGAGCTCGACTTCCGTCAGCTCGCCGTCGCGCCGACGGCCCGGGGGCGCGGCGTGGGCGAGGCCCTCACCCGTCACGTGATCGAGCTCGCCCGGGCGCGCGGAGCGGAGCGCGTCGTGATGAACAGCGGCCCCGAGATGCTGGGCGCCCACGCGCTGTACCTCAAGCTCGGCTTCCGCCGGCTGACCGAGCGCGAGCATCCGGTCGAGGTCGAGCCGGGGCGCTTCCTCGACCTGCGGGCATTCGCGTACGACCTCTGACGGCGCTGGTGCGACCCGCCCCGCACCGTTCGGGGCGGGGTTCGTGCAGTGGGGCGGTCATTGTCCGCCCCACTGCACGTTTCGCGCCCCGAACCCCCGCGCTCGGGCGGGCCGCCTCGCGCTCGCGCCGATGACGGCGACGTCGAGGATGTCGTCGGTCACGCGGCCGGCGATCCCGCGGCCAGCGGCTTCGCGAAGCACCGCGAGGCGGGGAACCGCACGTACGGCGCAAACGTGTCGATGGCGTGGTACCCGATGCGCTCGTACAGCGCGATGGCCTCGGGCTGCCGGTCGCCGGTCTGCAGGATGAGCCGGGACGCGCCCCGGTGCCGCGCGATGCGCTCGAGCTCGGCCATGAGCGCGCGACTCGCCCCCTGCCCGCGGGCGCGGCGATCGACGAAGACACGCTTGACCTCGAGCTCGCCGCCGAGGGCGCGGAGCGCCGCGTGGCCGACCGGCTCTCCGGACGACCCGTCGTGCACGAGCAGCACGTCGACGATCGTGGCGGGATCGACCGCGAAGTCCTCGGCCAGCAGGGCGCGCGTCTCGTCATCGAACGCCGCGAACGCCGCGGCGTACCGCGGGCCGATCTCGTCATCCATCGCGGCGCGCAACGCCACCGCCCGCTCGTCGTGCCAGTCGACCCGCTCGATCGTCCACGTGCTGTCCACCGCCGTCATCCCGTCAGTATCTCCCCGCTCCTCACGACTCTCCCCCGGCACCGGAAACCGCGGGTAACACTTCGGCGGGCGACACCCGCCACGCGGAGTCGCCGACCGTCACCGGGCGTCGAACGTCTTCACACGCCGTCATCGTGGGGTGGTCCGGTTGCGCGTCTCGTGACCCCCGGCTTGCACGGCCGCCGCGACCGGCGCAGAGTGTCCCGGTGACCTCCGCATCGCTCCTCGACGTCCCCCACGCCGACGCCACCGTCCTCGACAACGCCGCCTGGCACTCCCTGGCCGGCCCGCACTCCTCGTTCGCCATCGGCGGCGACCTCGTCCGCCGGTATCCCGAGGACGTCGCGCCGTTCGTCGCCGTGCGCACGTGGGACGAACCCGGGGTCTGGGACGCCCTGCGCGACCTCGTCGGACCGGGCGCCGACGTCGGCCTGTCGGGCTACGAGGGCGGCTTCCCCGAGGGGTGGGAGTACCTCGGCGGAGGCGAGGGGGTGCAGCTCGTCGAGACCGACGCCCTGCGGACGCGTCCCGATGACGAAGCGATCGAACTGGATGCCGCGGACGCGGCCGACATGATCGCGATCGTCGACCGTAATCAGCCCGGCCCCTTCCGGCCCCGCACCTACGAGCTGGGTCGATACATCGGCATCCGTCGCGAAGGCCGCCTGGTGGCCATGGCCGGCGAGCGCCTCCACCCCACGGGGTGGACCGAGATCAGCGCGGTCGCGGTGGATGCCGACCACCGGCGCCAGGGCCTCGCCTCGCGCCTCGTGCTCGACGTGGCGTTCCACATCCAGCAGCGCGGGGACCGCGCACTGCTGCACGCGGCGGCGACGAACGTCGGGGCGATCGCGGCGTACGAGCGACTGGGTTTCGCGCTGCGGCGGCGGAACCGGTTCGTCTCGGTGCGGACACCGGCGTGAGCCGACGGCGGGCCCTCGGCGCAACCGTGCTCTGACCGCGGGACTTCGCCGTAACCGCTGCTCGATCGAGCGCTGAGCGCGTCAGCCCCGCATCTCGCCCGGTTCGGGCCGAGAACTCACCCTCTGCGAACCCTCACGGGCCGACGGTGACAGGAGTGCCGAGAGGGAGGATCTGGGCGAGCTCGGTGATGTCGGCGTTGGACAGGCGGATGCACCCGTGACTGGCGGACTGGCCGATGCTCGCCTCGTCATCGGTGCCGTGCAGGCCGATCTGCCCCGGGCCCCCACCGAAGCTGGAGAGCACGTCGGAGAACGCCGATAAGCCGAAGGCGTAGGGTCCGTACCCCTCGTTCGTGGGCTCCAAGAGCTCGGTGAGGTAGAACGCACCGTGGGGCGTGGGGGTTCCACCCGTGCCCGTGGCCGCGGCGTAGGTCTTCACCGCTCGGCCGCTCTCGCTCAGCGTCAGGGTGTTCTGCTCGGTGGAGACGTCGAGGCTGTAAACGAGGGTCTGCAGGGTGACGGCATCGGCGGCGACCCATCCCGTACTCCCGTTCGGTCGCTGAGCGAGGGCGACCTGCAGCCACCCGTCTTGGCGCGCGACGACGAGGAGCGTCAGCGGCGCACCGGACTCCTGGGGGTTCGGGAGCGTCTGGGTCACGTCGCCGCCGGGCTCCGCGTGGATCGCGAGCTGCTCCGCGACGGCGGTCGCCGAGGTTCCGACGGCGGGTGGTGCGGTGGATTCGGGACTGCGGAACTTCGGTACGGGGGTGGCGGCGGAGCGGGAGGCGGCCGGCGTCGCCGCGGGCGGGCTCGCCGCGACGCACCCGGTGAAGAGCAGGGCCACCAGCAGGGTCGATGCTCCCACCAGGGCGCGAGCGGTCGTACGGCGGATCACGGGCTTCTCCGGAGGATCAGGAACACGGACGCGCCGGGCCGGGACGTGCGTCCCTGCCCGGCGCGGGGGCGAGTGTCTGCGCTCAGCCCGTGAAGGTCGCCGCGCGCTTGACGGGCGTCGCCGCGGGAGCAGTGACCGGGGCGATGCCGCTGGGGGCGGCGTCGGCGGTCACCTCGAAGCTGGCGGGCTCCGAGACGATGCTGAGGTCGCTCGCGGCCGCGATCAAGGCGTACCGGTCCACCACCGCGTAGGTGCTGTCCGGCTGAGGGATGTAGACGAACGACACGACGCCATCCGGCCCCGCAACGGCATCCGGTCCGACCAGGTCGCCGGTTGCCGCGTTGAAGACGAAGAGCGAGACGGACGCGCCCGGGGCGAACCCCGTGAAGCTGACAGAGACGCCACCCGCCAGGTAGTCGGAGAGCGAGATCGAGGGCGAACTCACCGATGAGGTGGGTCGAGGGACGACCGTCACCGTCGTCGAGGCGAGTGCGGACCCGCCTGCACCCGTCACCTCGACGGTGTGGACGCCGAGGCCCAGGCCGAGAGGAATGGAGGCTTCGCCGACGTAGGTGCCGTTGGCGTCGGCCGATTCCGCGCCGCCGTCGAGGGGGGCGGTCGGCAGCGGAGTCGCACCGTCGAGAACGAAGGTCAGACCGTCTCCCGGGGTCAGGCCATCGGCGGTCAACGTGAGGAGCCCCTCCTCCGTCACGGTCGACGAACTCGACGTCAGGGTCGCCGACGCGGCCTGTGCGGACACGGCGCTACCCAGTGCGACAGACGCGACGACGAGGGTGGTCGCCAGGAGAGCGGCCGAGCGCCTCAGCATCGCGCGAGGAGGAGATGACAGATTCGACATGCGGGTTCCCTTTCGAGGAATCGGGGCGAGACATCGTGAAGCAGGTGTCGACGCCGGCTGTGACGCCCAGGCGCAACGGGCATCTGCTTCACGGAGCCCGGTGCGTGAGCCTCCGCAGTAGACCACGCCGGATGCCGCCCTCTTCACCGGGTCCCGGTCCGGCGAAGCGGGTGAAAAACGCTGGCCGAGAACTCACCCCCGGCGGCGTGACTGCGCATGACGACGCGCGGCCCACCCCTCCGCTGCCCCGGCTACCGTGGCCGGTGTGACCCGCGCGCTCCGCTCCCTCGGCTTCCTCACCATCGGCCTCTTCGACCGCGACGACCCGCGCGCCGGGCACGAGACCACCCTGTCGATCATCGAGCGCGGCGAGCGCCTCGGCTTCGACAGCGCGTGGCTGCGTGATCGGCACCTGCAGTACGGCCTGTCCTCCCCCGTCGCGGTGCTCGCCGCGGCATCCCAGCGCACGAGTCGCATCCGGCTCGGAACCGCGGTCATCCCGCTCGGCTACGAGAACCCGTTCCGCCTCGCCGAAGACCTGGCCACCGTCGACGTGCTCAGCGGTGGACGCCTGGAGCCGGGCTTCTCGGTGGGTCCGCCGCGCCGGCTCGACGAGATCGCCGCCGCGCTGTACCCCGACACGTCCGACCACGAGGACTTCGGATACGGGCGCCTCGCGCGGCTCCGCCGCTTCCTCGCGGGCGAGGCCGTCAGCCCGTTCGCGGGCACCGAGGGCATCGAGGAGTATTCCGAGCGCATCGAACCGCACTCCGCGGGCCTCGCCGACCGGCTCTGGTACGGCGCAGGAAGCCCCACCTCGACGACCTGGGCGGCCGAGAACGGCTTCCACCTACTGACCAGCAGCGTCATCCAGTCGACGACGTCGACCGACTTCGACACCGAGCAGTACGCGCAGATCCGCCTGTACCGCGACACGCACGCCGACGGCCAGAACGCCCGCGTGTCACAGGGTCTCGTGGTGGTCCCCACCGACACGGCCACACCCGACCAGCGTCGGCGATACGAGGCCTACGCCGAGTCGCGGCGCGGGCGCGTCGGCATCCCCCAGGGTCCCCGCGGGCTGCTGTTCGCCGCCGACCTCGTCGGCACCTCGGAGCAGATCGCCGAGCAGCTGCAGGCGACGGCGTCGTTCGCCGAGATCGACGAGGTGGCCTTCGCCCTGCCGTTCGACCTCGCACCCGACGACTACGTGCAGATCCTCGAGGACATCGCGGGGCGGTTGGGGCCGCTGCTGGGGTGGAGCCCGACGCCGTGAGCCCCGCCGCGCCGCGAGCATAACCTCAGCGATACGCACAACCTCAGCCGGCATCCCCCGAACCGAACGGAGGTTGTGCACATCGCCGACCCTGCGCACACCCGCCGGCGCCGCCCCGCGCCACCTCGCGCGACGCCGGCACCGACCCTGCGCGCACCCGTGCGCCCCGCCTCAGCGCTGCCGCGACACCGCGCGCGCGAGGCGGGCCGCGGCCGTGCGCAGGTCGTCTTCGTCGGTGTCGCCGTAGGCCAGACGCAGGTGCCGGTCGGCGTCGGTTCCGGGGCCGGAGGCGAAGAACGACCCGCGCTGGTACTCCACGCCCTCGGCGCTCGCGTCGGCCGCGAGCCGGTCGGCATCGATCGCCTCATCGTTCAGCCGCGGCCAGAGGAACAGTCCGCCGTCGGGCACCGCGACGTCGAACACCCCCGGGGCCTCGGCCTCCAGAGCATCGGCGAGCGCCCGGGCGCGCGAGCGGTACAGCGACCGCGCCCGCTCAAGCACGCGGTCGAACAGCCCGGCGTCGCTCGTGAGCAGCTCGGCGATCACCGCCTGCACGAAGGTCGACGAGTGCGAGTCCTGGCGGCTGCGCAGGGCCACGGCATCCGGGACCAACCGCTCCGGCAGCACGACCCATCCCAGGCGCAGCCCTGGGCCGAGCGTCTTGGTGAAGGTGTTGACGTGGATGACGTGGTCGGAGTCGTGGAAGGGCGCGACCGACTCGGGCTCGCCGTGGAACCGCAGCTCGCGGTAGGGGTCGTCGGCGAAGACCACGAAGCCGTAGGTTTCGGCCAGGGCCACGAGTTCGCGACGGCGCTCGGTCGGCAACGATGACTGCGACGGGTTGTGGAACTCCGGCACCGTGTACACCGCGGCGGGGCGCGCTCCGTCGCGCAGCTGCGAGGCGAGCTCGTCGACGTCGAGCCCCTCGGCCCCGACGCGGATGGGCAGCACCCGCGCGTCGGCCAGCTCGAGGCCGCGCAGGAACAGCGGGAACACCGGGTTGTCGACGGCCACGAGGTCGCCGCGCTCGAGCACCGTCTGCACCGCGAGAGCGAGGCCGTGGAAACCGCCGTTGGTCACGAGCAC
This window contains:
- the uraH gene encoding hydroxyisourate hydrolase, with the translated sequence MSHLTTHILDATAGTPAAGVAVTLAHLDGATIDAAETDADGRLALGPDRLDDGDYSLTFATGAYFRSRGVASFHPVASVAFTVAGDAHLHVPLLLSPFAYSTYRGS
- a CDS encoding amino acid ABC transporter permease, yielding MTTTAPASAARPNAEPTGTPAAARIDLGTIAVVPTRHWWRWIFSALLVFVVAQFAWSLVTNDRYMWDTFAQYFFSEPVLIGIGYTLSLTAISTVVGFTLGTVLALGRLSASPLLNAAAWGYIWFFRSVPLVVQIIVWYNLGYLYPTLGLGTPFTTDFWIVEFPTVQLVSAFAAAILGLGLHQAAYSAEIIRGGLVSVDPGQHEAAAALGIPASRRLFRIILPQAMRSIVPNATNEVIGLVKGASVVFVIAIPELFYAVQVIYNRNSRVIPLLLVAVVWYTLITTILSVAQYYIERHYARGAARALPPTPVQRARTWAGVQWARLGDTPAPPGRTDATEPAATSTGGRA
- the uraD gene encoding 2-oxo-4-hydroxy-4-carboxy-5-ureidoimidazoline decarboxylase produces the protein MHLHDFHALDDADATAVVRVWADVPGWVDAVVDGRPYASVDALAAYAADLAAAWSPADLEAALHAHPRIGANVSGDGAEAAASRREQGSMAAAADDDVAAIAAGNTAYEQRFGRVFLIRAAGRTPGELRAELERRLGNDPDGETIEATRQLAEIALLRLRTTFADDAPAEPEAAE
- a CDS encoding carboxymuconolactone decarboxylase family protein, with protein sequence MSEYFDRTADKTYTKVYKAETPDILAAFAAFDQAVFAPEGRAIPLKYRELIALAVGITTQCVYCIDGHSQNAVKAGATEAELAEAAWVATAIRAGGGYAHGRLAFKLADDARPDHQH
- the hpxO gene encoding FAD-dependent urate hydroxylase HpxO; amino-acid sequence: MRVIVIGAGVGGTSAALALQKLGHDVVVYDRMRENRPVGAALSLWSNGVKVLNWLGLGPQVVALGGRMDDMAYYDGHTGDELCRFSLAPVTTQTGQRPYPVARADLQQLMMDAVGPANIHLGRQLVGVSDDGETVTATFADGTTDTADLLIGADGARSLVRDYVTEPTGIRPERTYSGYVNYNGLVAADERIGPLDQWTTYVGDGKRCAVMPVAGDRFYFFVDVPGPSGVVEDRMSALEAAFGSWGAPGVRALLDGIDPDESLNRVEIWDIDPFDTWVRGRVAILGDAAHNTAPDIGQGACSALEDSFALGIVFATSTLGVEDALKRYERIRTERAGDLVLRARKRAHETHAFDVDATQAWYDGLRREDGTGVIRGIVGNIEGSPVELGASVLG
- a CDS encoding M20/M25/M40 family metallo-hydrolase, with the translated sequence MADISPLEAEALEFIRALIRIDSVNTGEAATIGDGETRAALFVQDQLRDAGYDTTLVEPVPGRASVIARLAGSDPDAGALVAHAHLDVVPVEAENWTHPPFGAEIHDGVLYGRGAVDMKNFAGMLLAIARAFRRDGIVPRRDLIFAFFADEEAGGVWGARWIVDNRPELFAGATEALSEVGGFSLPLPDDRCAYLVATAEKGVTWATLTARGHAAHGSRPTADNAIVRLSRAVAAVGAHRFPLVRTATLERFLEVYGRASGRPFDGADLDDDLERLGFAASLIGASTRSTASPTVLEAGTKTNVIPSSASARLDIRVLPGQDDALRDELTALVGPDIEIAWGRAVHAIESPVDARLVDVLQDAITAEDPGGTVVPYLLPASTDNKHLAHLGIRGYGFVPLRVPADFDVFGQFHAADECVPVDALHFGTRVTARILREA
- a CDS encoding amino acid ABC transporter ATP-binding protein, with the translated sequence MTAVTATRGLVEIHNVHKSFHGVEVLNGIDLTVEPGEVVALLGPSGSGKSTLLRTINHLETVDAGSITVDGEFIGYELRHGRLHELHEREVLQRRTRVGIVFQNFHLFPHLTALENITEAPLALKRLGRDEARGLGRSLLDRVGLADKADAYPRQLSGGQQQRVAIARALALTPQVLLFDEPTSALDPELVGEVLDVIRDLAKLGTTLVIVTHEIGFAREVADRVVFLDQGRIVEQGTPDQVLEHPRHPRTREFLAKVLG